A single genomic interval of Methylobacterium bullatum harbors:
- a CDS encoding Blue-light-activated protein, whose product MALHDQDGEPGDAPGWGIDFRSGLEASTVPALLIDPATARIVSANSAFAHLTGHETGDLAGRDVHLLLGANTDKEARAAFAAALAGERREGIEVLAWRRNGSTFWAEIFAVPLPDTGLLLAQLVDVTRRRDAEGALALSRQREALGLLTNSVAHEFNNFLQILIGYIDGLKRRLGDREEPFIQRAVTRSTDAVERATILTRQLLTFSRRIAPDVRPVDMNALITAFGTRMRGTLPPGVTVTVHTAPDLPNGLTNPTQVDLALSHIVANACEAMPAGGSVEIASFLVPPSDPAIRRQGDGAIGISVRDTGHGMSPEMAARALAPFITTREAGRGTGLAIVHGLVKRQNGTVSLDSKPGEGTTVRMIFPAAG is encoded by the coding sequence ATGGCGTTGCATGATCAGGATGGCGAACCAGGCGATGCTCCGGGCTGGGGCATCGATTTTCGGTCGGGCCTCGAGGCCAGCACCGTACCGGCCCTGTTGATCGACCCGGCGACGGCAAGAATCGTCTCGGCCAATTCCGCCTTCGCGCACCTCACCGGCCACGAGACCGGCGATCTCGCCGGACGCGACGTCCATCTCCTTCTGGGCGCCAACACCGACAAGGAAGCCCGCGCCGCCTTCGCGGCGGCGCTCGCGGGCGAGCGGCGGGAGGGAATTGAAGTGCTGGCCTGGCGCAGGAACGGCTCGACCTTCTGGGCCGAGATCTTTGCGGTGCCCCTGCCGGATACCGGTCTTCTCCTCGCGCAACTGGTCGACGTGACCCGGCGCAGGGACGCGGAAGGGGCGCTCGCTTTGTCCCGCCAACGCGAGGCTCTCGGGTTGCTCACCAACAGCGTCGCCCACGAGTTCAACAACTTCCTGCAGATCCTCATCGGCTATATCGACGGGCTGAAGCGGCGTCTCGGCGACCGGGAAGAACCCTTCATCCAGCGGGCCGTGACCCGGTCCACCGATGCCGTGGAGCGGGCCACGATCCTGACGCGGCAATTGCTGACTTTCTCGCGGCGGATCGCGCCGGATGTCCGCCCCGTCGACATGAACGCCCTCATCACCGCCTTCGGCACCCGCATGCGCGGGACGCTTCCGCCCGGAGTGACAGTGACGGTCCACACCGCGCCGGATTTACCCAACGGCCTCACCAACCCGACCCAGGTGGATCTCGCCCTCTCTCACATCGTCGCCAATGCCTGCGAGGCGATGCCGGCCGGCGGGAGTGTCGAGATCGCGAGCTTCCTGGTGCCGCCGAGCGATCCGGCGATCCGCCGGCAAGGAGACGGCGCCATCGGCATCTCGGTGCGGGATACCGGGCATGGGATGTCGCCGGAGATGGCAGCAAGAGCGCTGGCTCCCTTCATCACCACGCGCGAGGCCGGACGCGGCACCGGGCTCGCCATCGTCCACGGCCTGGTGAAGCGCCAGAACGGCACCGTCTCCCTCGACAGCAAGCCCGGCGAGGGAACG
- the lexA_1 gene encoding LexA repressor has product MLSHEQIWTAIDRLAERHGFSASGLARRAGLDATSFNRSKRIGPDGRKRWPSTESVSKVLAATNATLDDFLRLIEPREGMPRAMVPLIGMTQAGAGRLFTEEGMPTGGPGWEEIEFPDLGEDRAFALEVQGDSMEPLYRDGDVLIVSPTASVRKGDRVVVRLASGEVLAKELRRKTARTIELLSLNPNHPERIVQVAEIAWIARVMWVRQ; this is encoded by the coding sequence ATGCTGTCCCACGAGCAGATCTGGACCGCGATCGACCGCCTCGCGGAACGCCACGGCTTCTCAGCCTCCGGTCTCGCACGCCGTGCGGGCCTCGACGCCACCAGCTTCAATCGCTCGAAGCGGATCGGGCCGGATGGGCGCAAGCGCTGGCCCTCCACCGAATCCGTCTCGAAGGTGCTCGCGGCCACCAACGCGACGCTCGACGATTTCCTTCGCCTCATCGAGCCGAGGGAAGGCATGCCGCGCGCCATGGTGCCGCTGATCGGCATGACGCAGGCCGGCGCGGGCCGGCTCTTCACCGAGGAAGGCATGCCCACGGGCGGCCCCGGCTGGGAGGAGATCGAGTTTCCCGATCTCGGCGAGGACCGCGCCTTCGCCCTCGAAGTGCAGGGCGATTCCATGGAGCCGCTCTATCGCGACGGTGACGTGCTGATCGTCTCTCCCACCGCCAGTGTCCGCAAGGGCGACCGCGTGGTGGTGCGCCTGGCGAGCGGCGAGGTGCTGGCCAAGGAATTGCGCCGCAAGACCGCCCGCACCATCGAGCTGCTCTCACTCAACCCGAACCACCCCGAACGCATCGTCCAGGTGGCCGAGATCGCCTGGATCGCCCGGGTGATGTGGGTGCGGCAATAG